Proteins encoded together in one Bos javanicus breed banteng chromosome 6, ARS-OSU_banteng_1.0, whole genome shotgun sequence window:
- the ZBTB49 gene encoding zinc finger and BTB domain-containing protein 49 isoform X2, with translation MYTSHLDLNQDNIQVMLDTAQCLQVQNVLSLCHTFLKSANVDQPPGLPCHGTFSLQSTLTPDTNCVLSENYPPHLLPECSVGAQQGRAVDGSLSHAPPSVGLHPPTAETSKQAPDPFDGSCTELPFKQPNCYYKLRNLYSKQYYKHASCPSHERVTEQPFTFSASADLHAEDHRPYAVGHTECVLESSQHLPSNFLAQPLGENAPDPASDHAGQQPTRQMRLKKAIHLKKLNLLKSQKSAEQTSEPKPDDSLTTRLEAAREHGVEKVNSPSAEEKESEELSSSENFNGVSETERPEDPAALEDQTQLPQSQRQYACELCGKPFKHPSNLELHRRSHTGEKPFECNICGKHFSQAGNLQTHLRRHSGEKPYICEICGKRFAASGDVQRHIIIHSGEKPHLCDICGRGFSNFSNLKEHKKTHTADKVFTCDECGKSFNMQRKLVKHRIRHTGERPYSCSACGKCFGGSGDLRRHVRTHTGEKPYTCDVCNKCFTRSAVLRRHKKTHCRASDEGPGALEALARAIEAPDLERSQSSDSFSQDVSVPLMPAVTVKIPAHPVDENSVAGFDSPCKFQPVAQPQHGPSESEKLSLEPVKLAKPPHVPPAQHQAYGYPDVDAPAGAEPLQADGVAALRSSLAALDHPPCTDPLGSRAAAPAYRNSEGQFFSSMTLWGLAMKTLQNESELDQ, from the exons ATGTACACGTCACATCTGGATCTTAACCAGGACAACATACAAGTCATGCTGGACACGGCCCAGTGTTTGCAGGTTCAGAACGTCCTCAGTCTGTGTCACACCTTTTTGAAGTCAGCCAACGTTGACCAGCCTCCAGGCCTGCCCTGTCACGGCACTTTCTCCCTGCAGAGCACCCTGACTCCCGACACGAACTGTGTCCTCAGTGAAAACTACCCACCTCACTTGCTGCCGGAGTGCTCTGTGGGCGCCCAGCAGGGTAGGGCCGTGGACGGGTCACTCTCGCACGCCCCACCCTCAGTCGGCCTTCATCCGCCCACAGCCGAAACCTCCAAACAAGCCCCCGACCCGTTCGATGGCAGCTGCACAGAACTGCCTTTCAAACAGCCCAATTGTTACTATAAGCTCAGAAACTTGTACAGTAAGCAGTACTATAAACATGCCAGCTGTCCCAGTCATGAGCGAGTGACCGAGCAGCCTTTCACCTTCAGCGCCTCCGCAGACCTTCACGCCGAGGATCACCGGCCCTATGCGGTCGGCCACACCGAATGTGTCCTGGAGTCCTCCCAGCACCTGCCTTCCAACTTCCTGGCCCAGCCTTTGGGTGAAAATGCCCCAGACCCCGCGTCCGACCACGCCGGCCAACAGCCTACCCGGCAGATGAGGCTCAAGAAGGCCATTCACCTTAAGAAGCTCAACTTGCTAAAGTCACAGAAATCTGCAGAACAAACCTCTGAACCAAAACCCGATGACAGTTTAACCACGAGGCTAGAAGCTGCCCGGGAACACGGTGTGGAGAAAGTGAACAGCCCCAGCGCCGAAGAAAAGGAAAGCGAGGAACTCAGCAGTTCTGAGAACTTTAATGGCGTGAGTGAGACAGAGAGGCCCGAAGACCCCGCGGCCCTGGAAGACCAGACCCAGTTGCCGCAGTCCCAGAGACAGTACGCGTGCGAATTGTGCGGGAAACCTTTTAAACACCCCAGCAATTTGGAGCTACACAGACGGTCTCATACAG gtGAGAAACCTTTTGAATGTAACATTTGTGGGAAACACTTCTCTCAG GCGGGTAACTTGCAGACTCACTTACGTCGGCATTCTGGGGAGAAGCCATACATCTGCGAGATCTGCGGGAAGAG GTTTGCAGCCTCGGGAGATGTCCAGCGTCACATTATCATCCACTCAGGAGAAAAGCCACACTTGTGTGACATCTGTGGTCGAG GGTTCAGTAACTTCAGTAATTTGAAGGAGCACAAAAAGACGCACACGGCTGACAAAGTCTTCACCTGCGATGAGTGCGGGAAGTCTTTTAACATGCAGAGGAAGTTGGTAAAGCACAGAATCCGGCACACGGGCGAGCGGCCTTACAGCTGCTCTGCCTGTG GGAAGTGTTTCGGAGGGTCGGGCGACCTCCGCAGGCACGTGCGCACGCACACCGGGGAGAAGCCGTACACATGCGACGTGTGCAACAAGTGCTTCACACGCTCGGCCGTGCTGCGGAGGCACAAGAAGACGCATTGCCGGGCAAGTGACGAGGGACCGGGCGCCCTGGAGGCGCTCGCGCGGGCCATCGAAGCCCCGGACCTGGAGCGGTCCCAGAGCTCCGACTCCTTCTCCCAGGACGTGTCCGTGCCTCTGATGCCCGCCGTGACCGTCAAAATCCCCGCGCACCCGGTGGATGAGAACTCGGTGGCGGGGTTTGACAGCCCCTGTAAGTTCCAGCCGGTGGCTCAGCCCCAGCACGGGCCGAGTGAGTCAGAGAAGCTCAGCCTGGAGCCGGTGAAGCTGGCCAAGCCCCCGCACGTGCCGCCGGCGCAGCACCAGGCCTACGGCTACCCGGACGTGGACGCCCCAGCCGGCGCTGAGCCGCTGCAGGCCGACGGCGTGGCCGCCCTGCGATCGTCCCTGGCGGCCCTGGACCACCCCCCCTGCACCGACCCCCTGGGCAGCCGCGCCGCTGCCCCCGCCTACAGGAACTCGGAGGGCCAGTTCTTTTCTAGCATGACCCTCTGGGGGCTGGCGATGAAGACGCTGCAGAACGAAAGCGAGCTAGACCAATGA
- the ZBTB49 gene encoding zinc finger and BTB domain-containing protein 49 isoform X1, producing the protein MDPVAAHSCHLLQQLHEQRIQGLLCDCMLVVKGVCFKAHKNVLAAFSQYFRSLFQNSSGQKNDVFHLDIKNVSGIGQILDFMYTSHLDLNQDNIQVMLDTAQCLQVQNVLSLCHTFLKSANVDQPPGLPCHGTFSLQSTLTPDTNCVLSENYPPHLLPECSVGAQQGRAVDGSLSHAPPSVGLHPPTAETSKQAPDPFDGSCTELPFKQPNCYYKLRNLYSKQYYKHASCPSHERVTEQPFTFSASADLHAEDHRPYAVGHTECVLESSQHLPSNFLAQPLGENAPDPASDHAGQQPTRQMRLKKAIHLKKLNLLKSQKSAEQTSEPKPDDSLTTRLEAAREHGVEKVNSPSAEEKESEELSSSENFNGVSETERPEDPAALEDQTQLPQSQRQYACELCGKPFKHPSNLELHRRSHTGEKPFECNICGKHFSQAGNLQTHLRRHSGEKPYICEICGKRFAASGDVQRHIIIHSGEKPHLCDICGRGFSNFSNLKEHKKTHTADKVFTCDECGKSFNMQRKLVKHRIRHTGERPYSCSACGKCFGGSGDLRRHVRTHTGEKPYTCDVCNKCFTRSAVLRRHKKTHCRASDEGPGALEALARAIEAPDLERSQSSDSFSQDVSVPLMPAVTVKIPAHPVDENSVAGFDSPCKFQPVAQPQHGPSESEKLSLEPVKLAKPPHVPPAQHQAYGYPDVDAPAGAEPLQADGVAALRSSLAALDHPPCTDPLGSRAAAPAYRNSEGQFFSSMTLWGLAMKTLQNESELDQ; encoded by the exons ATGGACCCAGTTGCCGCCCACAGCTGCCACCTTCTCCAGCAGCTGCACGAGCAGCGGATTCAAGGCCTGCTCTGCGACTGTATGTTGGTGGTGAAAGGAGTCTGCTTTAAAGCTCATAAGAACGTTCTAGCAGCTTTCAGCCAGTACTTTAG GAGCCTCTTTCagaactcttcaggccagaagaaTGATGTTTTTCATTTGGATATTAAGAATGTGAGTGGCATCGGGCAGATCCTGGACTTCATGTACACGTCACATCTGGATCTTAACCAGGACAACATACAAGTCATGCTGGACACGGCCCAGTGTTTGCAGGTTCAGAACGTCCTCAGTCTGTGTCACACCTTTTTGAAGTCAGCCAACGTTGACCAGCCTCCAGGCCTGCCCTGTCACGGCACTTTCTCCCTGCAGAGCACCCTGACTCCCGACACGAACTGTGTCCTCAGTGAAAACTACCCACCTCACTTGCTGCCGGAGTGCTCTGTGGGCGCCCAGCAGGGTAGGGCCGTGGACGGGTCACTCTCGCACGCCCCACCCTCAGTCGGCCTTCATCCGCCCACAGCCGAAACCTCCAAACAAGCCCCCGACCCGTTCGATGGCAGCTGCACAGAACTGCCTTTCAAACAGCCCAATTGTTACTATAAGCTCAGAAACTTGTACAGTAAGCAGTACTATAAACATGCCAGCTGTCCCAGTCATGAGCGAGTGACCGAGCAGCCTTTCACCTTCAGCGCCTCCGCAGACCTTCACGCCGAGGATCACCGGCCCTATGCGGTCGGCCACACCGAATGTGTCCTGGAGTCCTCCCAGCACCTGCCTTCCAACTTCCTGGCCCAGCCTTTGGGTGAAAATGCCCCAGACCCCGCGTCCGACCACGCCGGCCAACAGCCTACCCGGCAGATGAGGCTCAAGAAGGCCATTCACCTTAAGAAGCTCAACTTGCTAAAGTCACAGAAATCTGCAGAACAAACCTCTGAACCAAAACCCGATGACAGTTTAACCACGAGGCTAGAAGCTGCCCGGGAACACGGTGTGGAGAAAGTGAACAGCCCCAGCGCCGAAGAAAAGGAAAGCGAGGAACTCAGCAGTTCTGAGAACTTTAATGGCGTGAGTGAGACAGAGAGGCCCGAAGACCCCGCGGCCCTGGAAGACCAGACCCAGTTGCCGCAGTCCCAGAGACAGTACGCGTGCGAATTGTGCGGGAAACCTTTTAAACACCCCAGCAATTTGGAGCTACACAGACGGTCTCATACAG gtGAGAAACCTTTTGAATGTAACATTTGTGGGAAACACTTCTCTCAG GCGGGTAACTTGCAGACTCACTTACGTCGGCATTCTGGGGAGAAGCCATACATCTGCGAGATCTGCGGGAAGAG GTTTGCAGCCTCGGGAGATGTCCAGCGTCACATTATCATCCACTCAGGAGAAAAGCCACACTTGTGTGACATCTGTGGTCGAG GGTTCAGTAACTTCAGTAATTTGAAGGAGCACAAAAAGACGCACACGGCTGACAAAGTCTTCACCTGCGATGAGTGCGGGAAGTCTTTTAACATGCAGAGGAAGTTGGTAAAGCACAGAATCCGGCACACGGGCGAGCGGCCTTACAGCTGCTCTGCCTGTG GGAAGTGTTTCGGAGGGTCGGGCGACCTCCGCAGGCACGTGCGCACGCACACCGGGGAGAAGCCGTACACATGCGACGTGTGCAACAAGTGCTTCACACGCTCGGCCGTGCTGCGGAGGCACAAGAAGACGCATTGCCGGGCAAGTGACGAGGGACCGGGCGCCCTGGAGGCGCTCGCGCGGGCCATCGAAGCCCCGGACCTGGAGCGGTCCCAGAGCTCCGACTCCTTCTCCCAGGACGTGTCCGTGCCTCTGATGCCCGCCGTGACCGTCAAAATCCCCGCGCACCCGGTGGATGAGAACTCGGTGGCGGGGTTTGACAGCCCCTGTAAGTTCCAGCCGGTGGCTCAGCCCCAGCACGGGCCGAGTGAGTCAGAGAAGCTCAGCCTGGAGCCGGTGAAGCTGGCCAAGCCCCCGCACGTGCCGCCGGCGCAGCACCAGGCCTACGGCTACCCGGACGTGGACGCCCCAGCCGGCGCTGAGCCGCTGCAGGCCGACGGCGTGGCCGCCCTGCGATCGTCCCTGGCGGCCCTGGACCACCCCCCCTGCACCGACCCCCTGGGCAGCCGCGCCGCTGCCCCCGCCTACAGGAACTCGGAGGGCCAGTTCTTTTCTAGCATGACCCTCTGGGGGCTGGCGATGAAGACGCTGCAGAACGAAAGCGAGCTAGACCAATGA